The following is a genomic window from Fundulus heteroclitus isolate FHET01 chromosome 16, MU-UCD_Fhet_4.1, whole genome shotgun sequence.
caaaggggggggggggggggaggtttgGTGCGTGACCGGCATTTGCACTTGCATGCAGCAGGCCCGGctactgttgctgctgctgttgtctcCCCTAGAAGCCCCtctgtgtcccccccccccccccttccaccaTTCATCCGCTCCTGTCTCCAAACTCTTCCCCAAGGCAACCTGCCAGTGGTGCGTTTTGCCAGAGCTTAAGAGCAGAACGGTCTGGCATGGGGAGCGTGTTTGAGCTGAGGTCATGGCGGCTGCGTTGGCTCGTGACTGGTCATGCAGCCAGACTTGCACACAGCCTTTAATGCTCCAGAAGGAATGTGGCGTAGTGTCCCTTTACAGTTTCTCTGCTCACCTCTTGCCCTCTCTTGTCTCCTGCAGCGGACTGACCCACGAAGGCCACGCCAGGGACGTGGAGCAGGTGTACCTGCGCTGCTCCCAGGGCTCCCTGGAGTGGCTCTACCCGACCGGCGCCATCATCATCAACCTGCGGCCCAACACCGTGTCGCCCGCCGCCGCCCGCCTCTCCGTCTGCATCAAGCCGTCCAGGGACTCGTCCGGGACGAACGTCTACCTGGACCGCAACGGCCagctgcggctgctgctgcgCGAGCGGGACCAGGCGGAGGGGAGGGTGCACTGCTTCGGCATCCGGGAGGGGGCGCTGTTCATCGAGGCGGTGCCGCGCACGGACATCAGCCGGCGGATCACGGCGTTCCAGTACGAGCTGGTCAGCGACAGGCTGAGGGCGGAGGCGCAGTCACCCGGTGGTGAGATGGATTCTTGGCGCCTTGCCTCCTGTGTTGCGGCCGTTTTGGTGAACCTGATTATGAACTGTGATTAAAAACTTGGCTCTAGGTGTGGCCGATCGCATATCAAGGCATTCTAATGATTCAGAGTGAACGTTTCAAAACGCCCAGAATTGGCCAACTCGCAGTCCTTAAAATCCTACGCGATGATGGCGTGACCTAGTTTTCTCTGAGTAATCCAacactgcccctcccccacctgttgctgcccaCCATCAGTTAGCTGGCTTTTTTTGCTCTTCCTTACTAAAAAGACAAATGTAgcctttttgaaatattttaagtctCAAAAACACTGACAGCGACACccatctctatctctctctcttttaataagacaactgtgttttaaaaaatgcagtttgCAAGCTAGCGAGGCCAGCTAAGGCGGGAGGGCTAGCTAATAGCGTTGCTAGCCTCCAGTCCAGTTCAACAGACCGGAAGCTCGTTACTTGAACAGGTAGCCTGGCCAATTAGCCCTTTAATGTTACCTTATGTGTATGCTATAGAGCAGAACAACTAGGACTGGACGACATAAGAACAACTATAtccataaaatagaaatcatattgatcgatacttatcaacaaattcaaaatatatttattttaagtgctgtCCTgggcattttatgctgttgcttaacaccctgtttttagatacagaacacacaaacggtgaattaaaactcaaccctttattgaaacaactttttaccaaaactgcaagtatataaaaaatgaaaaagaacccgtgctctctgaactctttgaagggggcggagcttgagATGgacattcctgggtctgcgttgtgattggttgggtggatgtaatgactgtactattgacctacatgataggctagaatgcaaaaggaaggaaaactgttattctattgaggctttttttctatcatagatatatattgttattgggTCATTGTCCAGCCCTAAGAACAACAAAATGATCTCCTaaacaataagcatttaaaaatgaattttaaTCTATTTATTCTATATTTGTGCTTAGGCCTGGGCGATTAATCAATTAATccaaatttatatatttttttaagattacatttttggaaaatctggattttattttttcaatggACTCATTGGGCTTCCGTGGAAAGAACGGCATACGATGccgaatatatgtttaggaaaaatatattgtcaaaatattgtaaagagggaatttgtttttttttaccataaaacgaGGGACTTTAATTAACTCAGTTCCTTCCgtttttttatctgctttgaagttacacaagtgacatgaagcctgttctcagctcattgtgtaataccaccagcagcaaacattttgttacagtttcattgtttacaacggcagagccgccatcttgttttaccagcatgtctcacagcttgtatttagttgcactttggaTTCAGGTCAGCTCCGAGACAAAGGCttaacataaaagcaagtttttgaaataattttatttctttttgtgaaaggaaaagaagggggggggggggatcgaTCAATCGGATCTGatataataaaatcagagatttaatttttaagccatatcgcccagccctatttcTGCTTAAGACTATGCatcaaaatctaaatgttaagtGTCATAAACTGTTATAGCTGTAATAATGTGTCACAAAGTTTCACCAGCAGTTAGAATAAGTGCTGCTGTTCCGTTTTCAGCAAAGGTAACTGGGTTTGTGTAAATGCCAACTCGATCATGGTGTCTTTAAACAAAGGTCATCATACCGGGCCAGTCTGGTACTGACCCGTGCCTGCTTGTTTCCTCTGTCACCGTGGCGAGCACTCGGCACTAAATACAGCCATCTGCTGGTGAAAAGCTTCACTGGCTTTGACACTAATCATTCACTCTACGGTGCACTCCAGCCAAACTCTACTTCTCGTTTAGTTATAGGAGGAAAGAGAAAGAGTTTAAATACAATGTCACCCTCCAGCACCGTTGA
Proteins encoded in this region:
- the metrnla gene encoding meteorin-like protein isoform X1 — translated: MQQARLLLLLLLSPLEAPLCPPPPPFHHSSAPVSKLFPKATCQCGLTHEGHARDVEQVYLRCSQGSLEWLYPTGAIIINLRPNTVSPAAARLSVCIKPSRDSSGTNVYLDRNGQLRLLLRERDQAEGRVHCFGIREGALFIEAVPRTDISRRITAFQYELVSDRLRAEAQSPGAPCQPCTDAEMLLAVCTNDFVARGIITNVGQEEEHSSVSVEISRLYRQKTHVFVSGGVRVRSWTGSIKMPKQCKVKSGEGEFLFTGTVRFGEAWMGCAPRYKDFLRLYHEAQQRGTNPCHVDTD